In Notamacropus eugenii isolate mMacEug1 chromosome 1, mMacEug1.pri_v2, whole genome shotgun sequence, one genomic interval encodes:
- the SERTAD2 gene encoding SERTA domain-containing protein 2 encodes MLGKGGKRKFDEHEDGLEGKVVSPADGPSKVSYTLQRQTIFNISLMKLYNHRPLTEPSLQKTVLINNMLRRIQEELKQEGSLRPVFITASQPAASLGDDYREAQPAFSPLASPPAHPADSVNTTLVESCLTPASLLEDDTFCTSPAVQPNGPTRLPPPAVQPEKDSFSSALDEIEELCPTPTSTEAAATAVATSDSSKEGSSESNVQKPEGLQESRTTDSKLMDSLPGNFEITTSTGFLTDLTLDDILFADIDTSMYDFDPCTSATGAASKMAPVSADDLLKTLAPYSSQPVAPNQPFKMDLTELDHIMEVLVGS; translated from the coding sequence ATGTTGGGTAAAGGAGGAAAACGGAAGTTTGATGAGCATGAAGATGGGTTGGAAGGCAAAGTTGTGTCTCCTGCTGATGGTCCATCTAAGGTGTCGTACACCTTACAGCGCCAGACTATCTTCAACATTTCCCTTATGAAACTCTATAACCACAGGCCGCTGACAGAGCCGAGCCTGCAGAAGACAGTTTTAATTAACAACATGTTGAGGCGGATTCAGGAGGAGCTCAAACAGGAAGGCAGCTTGAGACCCGTGTTCATCACCGCCTCTCAGCCGGCCGCCTCACTGGGGGACGATTACCGGGAGGCCCAGCCTGCCTTCAGCCCTCTGGCCTCCCCTCCAGCCCACCCCGCTGACTCAGTCAACACTACATTGGTAGAGTCTTGCCTCACCCCAGCCTCTCTGCTGGAGGACGATACTTTTTGCACTTCTCCGGCCGTCCAACCCAACGGTCCTACGAGACTACCCCCTCCAGCCGTCCAACCAGAAAAGGACAGCTTCTCCTCAGCCTTGGACGAAATTGAGGAGCTCTGTCCAACACCTACCTCCACCGAGGCAGCAGCAACCGCAGTAGCAACCAGTGACAGCTCTAAAGAAGGCTCCAGTGAGTCTAACGTCCAGAAACCTGAGGGACTGCAGGAGAGCCGGACCACTGACTCAAAACTCATGGACTCTCTGCCTGGAAACTTTGAGATAACAACTTCCACGGGTTTTCTGACAGACTTGACCTTGGATGACATTCTCTTTGCTGATATAGACACATCAATGTATGACTTTGACCCCTGCACTTCTGCTACGGGGGCAGCCTCTAAAATGGCTCCGGTCTCTGCAGATGACCTCCTCAAGACTCTAGCTCCCTATAGTAGTCAGCCCGTTGCCCCAAATCAGCCTTTCAAAATGGACCTTACAGAACTGGATCACATAATGGAGGTGCTTGTTGGGTCATAA